The sequence below is a genomic window from Denitratisoma sp. DHT3.
TGAACGTATCGGCACGCCAGGTGCCAGGCGATGAATGGCGGCGCTGCAACCTTTGTCCCGCCATCGCGTTCAATCTCCTGGATGCTGGCTATTTCAACGTTTTACAGGACGCACGCAATGAAAATCTCCCGTCTCCTTCATACTCTTCTACTTTGCGCGGCTTTGGGATTCGGTATGCCGGGCCAGGCCGCCGACTCCTTGCGCAGTGAAATGCAAAAACCTCTGCTTGCGGCCCAGGAGCTGATCAAGGCGCAAAAATACGAGGAAGCGCTGTCCAAGCTCAAGGAGGCCGAAGCCATTCCCGAACCGAACGACTACGAGAGCTTCCTCCTGGCTCAGTTGCGCGGTGTCGCCGCCGGCGGCGCGGGAGATTACGCGATCGCTGCGAAATCCTTCGAGGCCGTACTCAAATCCGGACGCATCGCGCCGGCCGAACGGCCCAAGTTCATCCAGCAGACGGCGATTTTCTATTACAAGGCGAAGGACTACCCCGCCTCTGCCAAGTGGTTCGATGCCTATTACAAGGAAGGCGGCACCGACCAGGAACTGCACACGATCCACGGCCAGGCGCTGTTCCTGGCCGGCGATTACGCCGCCTGCATCGCCACGATGCAGTCCGTGATCGCCGCCAGCGAGGCGGCCGGCCAGCCGCCCGTGGAGAACCAGCTCAACGTCCTGGCCAACGCCTACCTGAAGCAGAAGGATTTCGTCGGCTATGCCTCGACCCTGGAGAAGCTGGTCGTCCATTACCCGACCAAGGAGCGCTGGGCCGACCTGATCAACCAAATCTCCAGCAAGCCCACTTTCTCCAGCAATCTGAGCCTGGATGCCGGTCGGTTGCGTCTGGTCACCGGCAACGTGCGCGGCCCTGGCGATTACATCAACCTGGCCCAGGCCGCCCTGGACTACTTCCCGGCCGAGGCCCGCAAGATCGTCGAGGAAGGCTTCACCCAGAATGTGCTCGGTACCGGTCCCGACGCCAAGAACCATCTGGCGTTGCGCGACAAGACCAACAAGGCCACGGTCGCCGACCAGAAGGCGCTGGCTTCCGACGAGAAGAAAGCCGCGAAAACCAAGGATGGCAACATCCTGGTCACCATCGGTTTCAACTATGTCACCCATGGCGCCACCGACAAGGGCATCGCGCTGATGGAACAGGGTATCCAATTGGGTGGCGTCAAAGCCCCCGACCATGCCAAGCTCCATCTCGGCATCGCCTATCTCCAGGCCGGCCAGAAGGACAAGGCCATCGCCGCCTTCGAGTCCGTCAAGGGCAACGACGGCAGCGCCGACTTGGCTCGCCTGTGGACTTACCACATCCGGCAGACCCAGAAATAAGCAGCATCATCCCATCGCTGCCCCTTCAAGGAGGGGCAGCGATGCTTCAACCTCACAACCGAACATGAACAGCAAATTCGACTACACCGGCAAGGTGGTGCTCGTCACCGGCGGCACCAAGGGCA
It includes:
- a CDS encoding tetratricopeptide repeat protein, producing the protein MQKPLLAAQELIKAQKYEEALSKLKEAEAIPEPNDYESFLLAQLRGVAAGGAGDYAIAAKSFEAVLKSGRIAPAERPKFIQQTAIFYYKAKDYPASAKWFDAYYKEGGTDQELHTIHGQALFLAGDYAACIATMQSVIAASEAAGQPPVENQLNVLANAYLKQKDFVGYASTLEKLVVHYPTKERWADLINQISSKPTFSSNLSLDAGRLRLVTGNVRGPGDYINLAQAALDYFPAEARKIVEEGFTQNVLGTGPDAKNHLALRDKTNKATVADQKALASDEKKAAKTKDGNILVTIGFNYVTHGATDKGIALMEQGIQLGGVKAPDHAKLHLGIAYLQAGQKDKAIAAFESVKGNDGSADLARLWTYHIRQTQK